The following coding sequences are from one Tissierella sp. window:
- a CDS encoding InlB B-repeat-containing protein has product MTKRIVSLILLVCMLVNILPLDLIAEAQSASSNMKDINLLSKDTNPFKDVNEKDWFYDSVVYVLEQGIFKGTGDDTFSPYGTMTRGMYLTLIGRIAGVDSSQYKDSSFTDVDKDAYYAPYVAWAVQNGITQGVGNNRFNPNGIVSREQMATLTVRFFEVSNILLPDDSDVTEDPKDLGDVAAWAQESVLKLWKAGLFKGSNGRFAPKSNAIRAEAAALSTRISKTVVEWQETKNEPTPTPDPKPEPKPTTPPTPSGPSGSSGSSGSPGPSGPTTPPVAKKYTIKFDSQGGSLVNSIVLEAGKTIDELPIAEKEGAVFLGWYRDLSLDGDIFSESSSISEDTTLYAKYLGIQEIEEEIIEDSFSLVEQEPNLAFNLSSGDLSAYEIKSALSLEIADGSKEVELQVSGSNGNFVLKAVDGFTEGASYKLSLIDEDLSFSDKDGQVRTCSFTIKKGEVYNLELNDGIIYIPSEHISKITKDNVYVSSLSIPLVAFNEEDEGDDSSNTGDFNYMGFETIEVGDVLCIYSGDKPESGDDADYVDDDIAYVTVIGVDGKKISYTGAEPDEVLFIPDMLPIFVGDGHSLINYINNGGTGSFTSSLEYLNFEKFSDLGLNAETSIDVGDFLILSKVDLLSEADEGAEEVDQEEVISYAKVVDIETEGTSVKVYFEPTNLEDIENSVNYHSKNDIDGDQMLQNIDVDELEKTITEQIENSEFADKAASYLTKFAMSTDGFIQVADAHGGLESLRINLADGSRISTDEFQLMAANAKVKLKEKKIKASINKSPKNFNGGIHCTIQVNLTIHVQAGDGNVIEIKLTANFVEKIKLSVVASASSIWDYYTKKVWRVKIKIPYIADYSVSASMDLYNYTSVNFKAVVSTVGGVDTVDVSAQIEKILGSKDKKEITEDVTELYDLYSEMMENGTDWIEIFDQEILSVPVSLLWGAVQMRVTANFVASANINVAIGCNFEYKTGTRYNFWARVEGKTAGTSTVDLMDETYNFQFYVMGILGLRAGIKLEVAVGIISLDLGSVGIIAESGIFTKLYGFFFYEKKSVNNKTTSSKSGALYFELGVYFETSFKAQAMKGKYEYNPTLYENEWTLLNAGQRYNVFDFAYDKPASITFNNSTKTYSLPNDTFKMTYLDLREGEQSEKIYPIGDYTVAFSDKRFSLKDNNIVANIPSNINYLEADMTVTWKKAPLAFSSIPISRSYRLVWDTLNKNGYTITFDTKGGSAVKAITKKYGEAISAPKAPTRAGYTFGGWYSDAALKNQYVFKTMGWENIKVYAKWTANTNTKYKVEHYQEDISNSNKYTLVETQTLTGTTDTDVKPAVRNYGGFTSPAVKTVKIAADGSTKVEYRYTRNIYQLSFVTNNGESNIVKDMKYGASITAPVLKKTGHEFKGWDKAVVDKMPASNLTYNASWTPSSYIISFDSNGGSSIQNKTISYGAKYGSLPIPTRQGYAFSGWYTNESNDIAFGSLISLGDIFKNTSAQTLYAKWTEAETSYKVEHYKENLDGKDYSLVDTESLTGKTGESVTPGVKTYEGFTKPSAEAVTIKADGTTLVKYEYTRNSYTLRFKLENGEEDIVTQVKYEDTIVIPEEPIKTGFTFAGWEPTTATNMPAADVTYTAVWDANEVSYKVEHFKENLDGEYDLLPSETENLTATVGASVTPGLKSYTGFTAPSTQTVTIEADGTTLVKYEYKRNSYNLIFLDSDDLEIARTQVKYEGTITPPVDPTKVGYTFTGWNSELAVTMPAEGVTYTAQWAANELANYTVEYYTQDLDGINYTLEETVPSTGIAGTRITPLVKEYSGFTSPASQTVTIAADGSTVVRYEYTRNSYTLTFEPGNGDADAVITAKYEAEITIPADPERTGYTFGGWYPLPQATMPAGNITFTAQWTANNYTVTFDSNDGEYCSDIVVTYGSTYGTLPIPNREDYTFEGWYDGETEDNGSGNRIESFTTVSIVGDHTLYAKWELDNSVGEAENAVAIAELSQSHEDFKIAQDLVTALLNEVEKDRLQEILDNIIVIYNLALANSKQIEIHPTYCVHNGTRIDYVSKKFAFVITGSSTGSTPLQIHDELGIPVVYDITLRDANIIASSWATAVRFDSNNSDNSLVINLRIEGNVKIEADNHSGIQGNGYSTINLSGTANSTLNCGARQSSAGRAIGERFTINIDEYNIREMKAGNVVTQNITDAQVVGNIKLDIVFQ; this is encoded by the coding sequence ATGACTAAGCGTATTGTAAGTTTAATTCTTCTAGTTTGTATGTTGGTAAATATTCTTCCACTTGATTTAATTGCAGAAGCTCAATCTGCATCAAGTAATATGAAGGATATAAACCTACTTTCAAAAGATACAAACCCATTTAAAGATGTAAATGAAAAGGATTGGTTTTATGATTCAGTAGTTTATGTATTAGAACAAGGAATATTTAAGGGAACAGGGGATGACACTTTCTCTCCATATGGAACCATGACCAGAGGCATGTATCTAACTTTGATTGGTAGAATCGCAGGTGTGGACTCAAGCCAGTATAAGGATAGCAGCTTTACAGATGTGGATAAAGATGCTTACTATGCTCCCTATGTTGCATGGGCTGTTCAAAATGGAATTACACAAGGAGTTGGCAACAATCGATTTAATCCTAATGGAATAGTTAGCCGTGAGCAGATGGCTACTCTTACAGTTCGTTTTTTTGAAGTCAGTAATATATTACTTCCAGATGATTCTGATGTGACAGAAGATCCAAAGGATTTAGGAGATGTAGCAGCTTGGGCACAGGAATCTGTATTAAAACTCTGGAAGGCAGGTCTTTTTAAAGGTAGTAATGGAAGATTTGCTCCTAAATCAAATGCAATTCGTGCAGAGGCAGCAGCTTTATCTACACGAATTAGCAAGACGGTGGTAGAATGGCAAGAGACAAAAAATGAGCCAACACCAACACCGGATCCAAAACCAGAGCCGAAACCAACTACACCACCAACACCATCGGGACCTTCAGGATCTTCAGGATCTTCAGGGTCACCGGGACCTTCAGGACCAACTACACCACCAGTAGCTAAAAAATATACTATAAAATTTGATTCTCAAGGTGGATCTTTAGTAAATTCTATAGTTCTTGAAGCAGGTAAGACTATTGATGAATTGCCAATAGCAGAAAAAGAGGGGGCTGTTTTCCTTGGTTGGTATAGGGATCTCAGTCTAGATGGAGATATTTTTTCTGAAAGTAGTAGTATAAGTGAAGATACAACCCTATATGCAAAATATTTAGGAATTCAAGAAATAGAAGAAGAGATAATAGAAGATTCTTTTAGCCTAGTTGAACAGGAGCCTAATCTTGCATTTAATTTGAGTTCCGGTGATCTGTCGGCATATGAAATAAAATCAGCCCTATCTCTAGAAATTGCTGATGGTTCTAAGGAAGTAGAACTACAGGTAAGTGGAAGTAATGGCAACTTTGTCCTAAAGGCAGTGGATGGATTTACCGAAGGCGCTTCCTATAAGCTTAGCTTAATAGATGAGGACCTGAGTTTTTCTGATAAAGATGGTCAGGTTCGGACATGCTCATTTACAATAAAAAAGGGTGAAGTATATAATTTAGAGTTAAATGATGGGATTATATATATACCAAGTGAACATATATCAAAAATTACAAAGGATAATGTTTATGTTAGTTCCCTGTCTATTCCTCTAGTAGCCTTCAATGAAGAAGATGAGGGCGATGACTCTTCTAATACTGGAGATTTCAATTATATGGGATTTGAAACTATAGAAGTTGGAGATGTACTCTGTATATATAGTGGAGACAAGCCTGAGTCAGGAGACGACGCTGACTATGTTGATGATGATATTGCATATGTTACAGTTATAGGAGTAGATGGAAAAAAAATTAGCTATACTGGTGCAGAGCCAGATGAAGTTCTATTTATTCCAGATATGCTTCCTATTTTTGTAGGAGATGGACATAGTCTTATAAATTATATAAATAATGGAGGGACAGGTTCCTTCACATCATCATTAGAATATTTAAACTTTGAAAAATTTAGTGACTTAGGACTTAATGCGGAAACTAGCATTGATGTAGGAGATTTTCTAATACTTAGTAAAGTTGATTTGTTATCTGAAGCAGATGAGGGAGCAGAAGAAGTTGATCAAGAAGAAGTAATCAGCTATGCTAAGGTAGTTGATATAGAAACTGAAGGGACTTCAGTAAAGGTTTATTTTGAACCAACTAACTTAGAAGATATAGAGAATTCTGTAAACTATCATTCTAAAAATGATATAGATGGAGACCAAATGCTCCAAAACATAGATGTAGATGAATTAGAGAAAACAATTACTGAACAAATAGAAAATAGTGAATTTGCAGATAAGGCAGCTTCCTACTTGACCAAATTCGCCATGTCAACAGATGGTTTCATTCAAGTTGCTGATGCCCATGGGGGATTAGAATCCCTTCGCATTAATCTTGCTGATGGCTCGAGAATAAGCACAGATGAATTTCAATTGATGGCTGCAAATGCCAAAGTAAAATTAAAAGAGAAGAAGATAAAGGCAAGCATTAATAAAAGCCCAAAAAACTTTAATGGTGGAATCCATTGTACTATTCAAGTAAATCTTACTATCCATGTTCAAGCTGGAGATGGAAATGTAATAGAGATAAAATTGACTGCGAATTTTGTGGAAAAAATTAAGTTATCTGTAGTTGCCTCTGCAAGTAGTATATGGGATTATTATACTAAAAAAGTATGGCGTGTAAAAATCAAGATCCCATATATAGCTGACTATAGCGTATCTGCTAGTATGGATTTATATAATTACACATCAGTTAATTTTAAGGCAGTAGTATCCACAGTAGGTGGTGTGGATACAGTAGATGTTTCGGCACAGATAGAAAAAATCCTTGGAAGTAAAGACAAAAAAGAGATTACTGAAGATGTCACAGAGCTTTATGACCTATATAGTGAAATGATGGAAAATGGCACTGATTGGATAGAAATATTCGATCAAGAAATTCTATCTGTACCAGTGAGTCTGCTTTGGGGAGCAGTCCAGATGAGAGTTACAGCCAATTTTGTTGCATCAGCCAATATAAATGTAGCAATTGGATGTAATTTTGAGTATAAGACAGGTACAAGATACAATTTCTGGGCTAGAGTAGAGGGAAAGACAGCTGGTACAAGCACTGTTGATCTCATGGATGAGACTTATAACTTCCAATTCTATGTCATGGGTATCCTTGGACTTAGGGCAGGTATCAAGTTAGAGGTAGCCGTAGGTATTATATCTTTGGACCTAGGCAGTGTAGGAATTATTGCAGAGAGTGGTATTTTCACTAAACTATATGGCTTCTTCTTCTATGAAAAGAAATCTGTAAATAACAAGACAACATCATCAAAATCTGGGGCTCTATATTTTGAGTTAGGTGTTTATTTTGAGACATCATTTAAGGCCCAGGCCATGAAGGGTAAATATGAATACAATCCGACCTTGTATGAGAATGAATGGACTCTTCTTAATGCTGGACAGAGGTATAATGTCTTTGATTTTGCCTATGACAAACCTGCAAGTATTACATTTAATAATAGTACAAAAACTTATAGCCTTCCAAATGATACTTTCAAAATGACATATTTGGATCTTAGGGAAGGAGAGCAATCGGAAAAGATATATCCAATCGGAGACTATACAGTTGCTTTTTCAGATAAACGATTTAGCCTTAAGGACAATAATATAGTAGCAAATATACCATCCAATATAAATTACCTAGAAGCAGATATGACAGTAACATGGAAAAAGGCACCATTAGCATTTTCATCAATTCCAATTTCTCGTAGCTATCGTCTAGTATGGGATACTTTAAATAAAAATGGTTATACAATTACATTTGACACCAAGGGCGGAAGTGCAGTAAAAGCTATTACTAAGAAATATGGAGAAGCTATTTCTGCTCCAAAGGCTCCGACTAGAGCTGGATACACCTTTGGAGGATGGTATTCAGACGCAGCACTTAAAAATCAATATGTTTTTAAAACCATGGGATGGGAGAATATAAAGGTCTATGCAAAATGGACTGCAAATACCAATACCAAGTATAAAGTAGAACACTATCAAGAGGATATTAGCAATAGCAACAAATATACTTTAGTTGAAACTCAAACATTAACCGGAACAACAGATACAGATGTAAAACCTGCAGTAAGAAACTATGGTGGATTTACATCACCTGCAGTAAAGACAGTTAAGATTGCTGCAGATGGAAGCACCAAAGTTGAGTACAGATATACTCGTAATATCTATCAGCTGAGCTTTGTAACCAATAATGGTGAAAGCAACATAGTAAAAGACATGAAATATGGTGCAAGTATTACAGCCCCTGTATTGAAGAAAACAGGTCATGAGTTTAAGGGGTGGGATAAGGCAGTTGTAGATAAGATGCCAGCATCTAATCTGACATATAATGCTTCATGGACTCCAAGCTCCTATATAATTTCATTTGATTCAAATGGAGGATCAAGTATTCAAAATAAAACTATAAGCTATGGAGCAAAATATGGAAGTCTTCCAATACCAACAAGGCAGGGTTATGCATTTAGTGGTTGGTATACAAATGAATCCAATGATATAGCTTTTGGAAGCCTTATAAGTTTAGGAGATATATTTAAAAATACTTCAGCACAAACCCTATATGCTAAATGGACAGAAGCGGAAACATCATATAAAGTAGAACATTATAAAGAGAATTTAGATGGTAAAGATTATAGTTTAGTAGATACAGAGAGTCTAACAGGAAAGACAGGTGAAAGTGTAACACCAGGAGTCAAGACATACGAAGGATTTACTAAGCCATCAGCAGAAGCAGTAACTATTAAAGCAGATGGAACAACATTAGTTAAATACGAGTATACAAGAAACAGCTATACACTAAGATTCAAGCTAGAAAATGGTGAAGAAGACATAGTAACCCAAGTAAAATATGAAGATACAATAGTAATACCAGAAGAACCAATCAAAACTGGATTTACATTTGCAGGCTGGGAACCAACAACAGCGACAAACATGCCAGCAGCAGATGTGACCTACACAGCAGTATGGGATGCAAACGAAGTGTCTTACAAAGTAGAGCACTTTAAAGAGAATTTAGATGGAGAATATGATTTGCTTCCATCAGAGACAGAAAACCTAACAGCTACAGTAGGTGCAAGTGTAACTCCAGGATTAAAGAGCTACACAGGATTCACAGCACCATCAACACAAACAGTAACCATAGAAGCTGATGGAACAACATTAGTAAAATATGAATATAAGAGAAACAGCTATAACTTAATCTTTTTAGATAGTGATGATTTGGAAATTGCTAGAACGCAAGTAAAATATGAAGGAACAATAACACCACCTGTAGACCCAACAAAAGTAGGCTATACATTTACTGGTTGGAATTCAGAGCTAGCAGTAACTATGCCAGCAGAAGGTGTGACTTACACAGCACAATGGGCAGCAAATGAATTGGCTAATTATACAGTAGAATATTATACTCAAGATCTTGACGGTATAAACTATACACTGGAAGAAACTGTACCTTCAACAGGTATAGCAGGTACAAGGATAACACCATTAGTAAAAGAATACTCAGGATTCACATCACCAGCATCTCAAACAGTAACTATTGCAGCAGATGGATCTACAGTAGTGAGATATGAGTATACGAGAAACAGCTATACCCTAACATTCGAACCAGGAAATGGTGATGCTGATGCAGTAATTACAGCAAAATATGAGGCAGAGATTACTATACCTGCGGACCCAGAGAGAACAGGCTATACTTTTGGAGGTTGGTATCCATTACCTCAGGCAACCATGCCAGCAGGAAATATAACCTTCACAGCTCAATGGACAGCAAATAATTATACTGTTACCTTTGATAGCAATGATGGTGAATACTGTAGTGATATTGTAGTAACATATGGCTCAACTTATGGAACATTACCGATACCTAATCGTGAGGATTATACCTTCGAAGGTTGGTATGATGGAGAAACAGAAGATAATGGTAGTGGAAATCGTATTGAATCTTTTACAACAGTATCCATAGTAGGAGACCATACACTATATGCAAAATGGGAGTTGGACAATTCTGTTGGGGAAGCAGAAAATGCTGTAGCAATAGCAGAATTAAGCCAAAGCCATGAGGACTTTAAAATTGCACAGGATCTTGTAACTGCATTATTAAATGAAGTTGAAAAAGATAGATTGCAGGAGATATTAGATAACATCATTGTAATCTATAATTTAGCACTGGCAAACAGTAAGCAAATTGAGATTCATCCAACATATTGTGTTCATAATGGCACAAGGATAGATTATGTAAGTAAAAAATTTGCATTTGTTATTACTGGTAGTTCCACAGGAAGTACTCCATTACAGATACATGATGAGTTAGGTATACCAGTGGTTTATGATATAACTCTAAGAGATGCTAATATCATAGCAAGCTCATGGGCTACTGCTGTTAGATTTGACAGTAATAATAGCGACAATAGTTTAGTCATAAATTTAAGAATTGAAGGTAATGTAAAGATTGAAGCTGATAATCATTCAGGAATTCAGGGTAATGGATATTCAACTATAAATCTTTCAGGAACTGCTAATAGTACTTTAAATTGTGGCGCTAGACAGAGTAGCGCAGGGAGAGCTATTGGTGAAAGATTTACAATTAATATTGACGAATATAATATTAGAGAAATGAAAGCAGGCAATGTAGTTACTCAAAATATAACTGATGCACAGGTAGTAGGCAATATAAAACTAGACATAGTATTTCAATAA
- a CDS encoding copper amine oxidase N-terminal domain-containing protein: MESCFNNYRFWRKPILTLLILVLIIPLFSIQSLAAPTDTIVVKLGDPWMLVNGVKKEIDPGRNTVPAKVDGRILVPVRAIVEEMGGSIGWEPNEKRIDIELGTIKIQLWIDKKDAIINGERVIMDVPPMTISSRTMIPVRFVAENLGADVKWNDSTKEATISFGKESSSSGPYDWDYVVINDIEIPKSDYIAIEKNDEVNIFVSLDKLQYAAKFPSLYVFMNPYPDVNVVNDNISFSWELENEIVLQIDMKKGSTEIVFDGEIIDLGVAPFDKDGKLFVPANIFIILFQMKPILDEELNALYLQYNDDFPSGLLVGTWSDVHTDLFTAYKDVISGAVGLSSFANSYKYKDDGTYQRIAISVGGFQDTFVDQSGKYKIMGNTIMHYDIIETVYKGNPFQLVYKDRKFNKPSYSMINSYRPESDEIEIDGFWLDLQK, encoded by the coding sequence ATGGAGAGCTGCTTTAATAACTACAGATTTTGGAGGAAACCTATTTTAACATTGCTGATTTTGGTATTAATAATTCCCTTATTTTCAATTCAATCTCTTGCTGCACCTACAGATACAATAGTAGTAAAATTAGGAGATCCTTGGATGCTTGTAAATGGAGTAAAGAAGGAGATTGACCCTGGGAGAAATACCGTTCCTGCAAAAGTGGATGGTAGAATATTAGTCCCTGTAAGGGCAATAGTTGAAGAGATGGGTGGATCTATTGGCTGGGAGCCAAATGAAAAGAGAATAGACATTGAACTAGGTACAATAAAAATTCAACTATGGATAGATAAAAAAGATGCAATAATAAATGGGGAAAGAGTAATTATGGATGTACCACCGATGACAATCAGTAGTAGAACTATGATACCTGTACGATTTGTTGCTGAAAATCTGGGTGCTGATGTAAAGTGGAACGATAGCACAAAAGAGGCCACCATAAGCTTTGGTAAGGAGAGTAGTAGTTCAGGACCATACGATTGGGATTATGTTGTAATAAATGACATTGAAATACCAAAGTCTGACTATATAGCCATAGAGAAGAATGACGAAGTTAATATTTTCGTATCTTTAGACAAACTACAATATGCAGCTAAGTTTCCTTCATTATATGTATTTATGAATCCTTATCCAGATGTAAATGTGGTTAATGACAATATTAGTTTTAGTTGGGAACTGGAAAATGAAATTGTTTTACAGATAGATATGAAAAAAGGGAGCACAGAAATTGTTTTTGATGGAGAGATTATAGATCTTGGAGTAGCACCATTTGATAAGGATGGTAAGCTGTTTGTTCCCGCCAATATTTTTATTATATTGTTTCAGATGAAACCAATATTGGACGAAGAATTAAATGCTTTATATTTACAATACAATGATGACTTTCCTTCTGGCTTACTTGTGGGAACATGGTCAGATGTTCATACTGATTTGTTTACTGCTTATAAAGATGTAATTAGTGGGGCAGTAGGACTATCATCTTTTGCTAATTCTTATAAATACAAAGATGATGGAACTTATCAGAGGATAGCAATAAGCGTTGGGGGATTCCAAGATACCTTTGTCGATCAGTCTGGAAAATATAAGATTATGGGAAATACAATAATGCACTATGATATTATAGAAACCGTTTATAAAGGGAATCCATTTCAGTTAGTATATAAAGATAGAAAATTCAATAAACCATCTTATAGTATGATAAATAGCTATAGACCTGAAAGTGACGAAATTGAAATCGATGGATTTTGGCTAGATTTACAGAAATAG
- a CDS encoding MarR family transcriptional regulator: MDIIKKDSLYYLFLEIQKLHYHRIHVLLDEIGVYHGQPHMLITLNRKDGQSQKELAESLNIRASTITVMLKRMEKANLVIRKQDDEDQRISRVYITEEGREICKKAIKVMENLEEECFGNLTVEEKAILRRLLMQMKDNLLVANDVEKSR; the protein is encoded by the coding sequence ATGGATATAATTAAGAAAGATTCCTTATATTATTTATTCCTAGAAATACAAAAACTTCACTATCATAGGATCCATGTACTTCTAGATGAAATAGGTGTTTATCACGGGCAACCACATATGCTTATTACTCTAAATAGGAAAGATGGTCAAAGCCAGAAAGAATTGGCAGAAAGCTTGAATATAAGGGCTTCAACTATAACAGTGATGCTAAAGAGAATGGAGAAGGCGAATTTAGTAATTCGTAAGCAAGATGATGAAGATCAAAGAATTTCTAGGGTATATATTACTGAAGAAGGAAGAGAAATTTGTAAGAAAGCAATTAAAGTAATGGAGAACCTTGAAGAAGAATGTTTTGGGAACTTGACAGTGGAGGAAAAAGCAATACTCCGACGATTGTTAATGCAAATGAAGGATAATCTTCTTGTAGCAAATGATGTAGAAAAATCAAGATAA
- a CDS encoding ABC transporter ATP-binding protein has product MFKIIKEMKPFLITILIIVGLLFFQAATDLALPDYMSNIVNVGIQQSGIENAVPEVIRAGELEKIKIFLSEDEKVLVNNSYKLISKENLSQEEYNNYSKKYPSLEKESLYILNTDSKEEIENMNSFLGKAMLTVVGIEKGAPQGVAAGEVNKAENPFASFPEGTDPFIVLSNLPKEQLDGIKIKIDEQFKDLPDNMITQSAINYVKSEYEAIGIKIEKTQSNYILSIGGIMILISVLGMAASILVGFLSSRVAASLGRNLRDKVFEKVTSFSNAEFDNFSTASLITRSTNDIQQVQQFMVMLLRMVFYAPILGVGGIIRAINTNTSMAWIVALGVIAILILIISLFSVAMPKFKIVQKLVDRVNLVMREALNGTLVIRAFNTQRFEEKKFDSANKDLTKTNLFVSRLMVTMMPTMMLIMNGVMLLIVWIGAHEIDKGAIQVGDMMAFIQYAMQIIMSFLMLSMVSMILPRASVSAQRIAEILDEDITIKDPVSPKEFSKDIKGLLEFKNVNFKYPGAEEYVLKDINFTARPGETTAFIGSTGSGKSTLVNLIPRFYDVTEGEILFDGINIKEVKLHDLREKIGYVPQKGILFTGTIESNLKYGRNSGASSEEVLKAIEISQAKEFIDGKDNGILSEISQGGTNVSGGQKQRLSIARALAKKPELFIFDDSFSALDFKTDATLRKTMNEEIKDRTVLIVAQRINTIMNAERIVVLDEGKIVGIGTHKELLKSCQVYKQIALSQLSEEELAI; this is encoded by the coding sequence ATGTTTAAGATAATAAAAGAAATGAAGCCATTTCTCATAACAATATTGATAATAGTAGGTTTGCTTTTTTTTCAAGCAGCAACAGATCTAGCTTTACCTGATTACATGTCAAATATAGTTAATGTGGGAATACAGCAAAGTGGAATAGAAAATGCAGTACCTGAAGTAATAAGGGCTGGAGAGTTAGAAAAAATTAAGATATTTTTAAGTGAAGATGAAAAGGTTTTAGTAAATAACAGCTATAAACTAATAAGTAAAGAAAATTTATCACAGGAAGAATATAATAATTATTCTAAGAAATATCCGTCTTTAGAAAAGGAAAGTCTATATATCTTGAATACTGATTCTAAAGAAGAAATTGAAAATATGAACTCATTTTTAGGTAAAGCTATGCTTACTGTAGTAGGTATAGAAAAGGGTGCTCCGCAAGGGGTGGCTGCAGGTGAAGTGAACAAAGCTGAAAATCCTTTTGCAAGTTTTCCAGAAGGAACAGATCCTTTTATTGTTTTGTCAAACTTACCCAAAGAACAGTTAGATGGAATAAAGATTAAGATCGATGAGCAATTTAAGGATTTGCCAGATAATATGATAACTCAATCTGCTATAAATTATGTAAAATCTGAGTATGAGGCTATAGGAATAAAAATTGAAAAAACTCAATCTAATTACATTCTATCCATAGGTGGAATAATGATACTGATATCTGTACTAGGCATGGCAGCATCCATACTTGTAGGGTTTTTATCTTCAAGGGTTGCAGCATCTCTAGGAAGAAATCTAAGAGACAAGGTATTTGAAAAGGTTACTTCTTTTTCGAATGCAGAATTTGATAATTTTTCAACTGCTTCTTTAATAACAAGAAGTACAAATGATATTCAGCAAGTACAACAATTTATGGTAATGTTACTCAGAATGGTATTCTACGCACCAATACTTGGAGTAGGTGGAATTATTAGAGCCATTAATACTAATACTTCCATGGCTTGGATAGTTGCTCTTGGGGTTATAGCTATTCTTATTTTAATCATATCACTATTCTCTGTTGCTATGCCGAAATTCAAGATAGTTCAGAAATTGGTGGATAGGGTTAATCTTGTAATGAGGGAAGCTCTGAACGGAACTTTGGTAATTAGAGCATTTAACACTCAGAGATTTGAGGAAAAGAAATTTGACAGTGCAAATAAGGATTTAACTAAGACAAATCTTTTTGTATCTAGACTAATGGTTACTATGATGCCTACAATGATGCTTATTATGAATGGAGTTATGCTGCTTATAGTATGGATAGGGGCACATGAAATAGATAAAGGCGCTATACAGGTTGGTGATATGATGGCATTTATTCAATACGCTATGCAAATAATCATGTCATTCCTAATGTTATCAATGGTATCAATGATACTTCCTAGGGCATCTGTATCGGCTCAGAGAATAGCAGAAATCTTAGATGAAGATATTACTATTAAAGACCCAGTAAGTCCAAAAGAATTCAGTAAAGATATTAAGGGATTACTAGAATTTAAAAATGTTAACTTTAAATATCCTGGCGCAGAAGAATATGTTTTAAAAGATATAAACTTTACTGCAAGACCTGGGGAAACTACTGCTTTTATTGGAAGTACAGGGAGTGGGAAATCTACCCTTGTAAATCTAATCCCAAGATTTTACGATGTTACTGAGGGAGAAATCCTCTTTGATGGTATAAATATAAAGGAAGTTAAACTCCATGATCTAAGGGAAAAGATAGGATATGTTCCTCAAAAGGGCATATTATTTACTGGAACCATAGAAAGTAATTTAAAATATGGTAGGAATTCTGGTGCAAGTAGTGAAGAAGTTCTAAAGGCAATAGAAATATCTCAGGCTAAGGAATTTATTGATGGGAAGGATAATGGGATTCTATCTGAGATATCTCAAGGCGGGACCAATGTATCTGGAGGTCAAAAACAAAGACTTTCAATTGCAAGGGCATTAGCTAAAAAACCTGAATTATTTATTTTCGATGATAGTTTTTCAGCTCTTGATTTTAAAACAGATGCAACATTAAGAAAAACCATGAATGAAGAAATAAAAGATAGAACTGTACTAATAGTTGCACAAAGGATTAATACGATAATGAATGCTGAAAGAATCGTAGTTCTAGATGAAGGGAAGATAGTGGGTATTGGAACACACAAAGAACTTCTAAAGAGTTGCCAGGTTTATAAGCAAATTGCTCTATCACAGCTATCAGAGGAGGAACTTGCAATATGA